The following are encoded together in the bacterium genome:
- a CDS encoding phasin family protein: protein MMDLLKKTMNFGLGAAALSAEKLKQFADEAVSRGEMSSDEAKQFVEDVTKRAEEDKKSVQEWIREQMSKMLQQAGAAESAKVTELEQEIDMLEKRLSHLEKKVEEIGIVCPSKCE, encoded by the coding sequence ATGATGGACTTATTGAAAAAGACGATGAACTTCGGACTGGGGGCGGCGGCTTTGAGTGCAGAGAAACTCAAGCAGTTTGCAGATGAGGCTGTCTCCAGGGGTGAGATGAGTTCGGATGAGGCGAAGCAGTTTGTCGAGGATGTCACCAAAAGGGCCGAGGAAGACAAGAAATCGGTGCAGGAGTGGATTCGTGAGCAGATGTCAAAGATGCTTCAGCAGGCCGGGGCTGCCGAGTCCGCCAAAGTGACCGAACTGGAACAGGAAATAGACATGCTGGAAAAACGCCTCAGCCATCTTGAGAAGAAAGTTGAAGAGATCGGCATAGTATGTCCTTCCAAGTGTGAATAG
- a CDS encoding 60S ribosomal export protein NMD3, with the protein MNKSPVTIRRNVESYTDPYIDEESLEENSLCVKCGAVYTAGRWYRQADLSKQKKAEGIQHKTICPACRKQRDNVPSGILKLSGKFIEQHKDEILSLIRNESMQVLSDNPLERIMSLETVRDGIEITTTNEKLAQRIGKAIHKAYSGSIEYKWSGDNKLARVNWHRDI; encoded by the coding sequence GTGAACAAATCGCCGGTTACTATCAGACGCAACGTTGAATCATACACCGATCCTTATATCGACGAAGAGTCTCTTGAAGAAAACAGTCTTTGCGTAAAGTGCGGAGCTGTTTATACGGCGGGACGATGGTATAGGCAGGCAGACCTTTCCAAGCAAAAAAAGGCCGAAGGTATTCAGCACAAGACCATTTGCCCGGCATGTCGAAAACAGCGGGACAATGTTCCAAGCGGTATTCTGAAGCTGAGCGGCAAATTTATCGAGCAACATAAGGATGAGATACTCAGCTTGATCCGCAATGAGAGCATGCAGGTGCTTAGCGACAATCCGCTCGAACGGATTATGAGCCTTGAGACGGTGAGGGACGGCATCGAAATAACTACGACGAACGAAAAACTGGCTCAGAGAATAGGCAAGGCAATACATAAAGCATATAGCGGCAGCATTGAATATAAATGGTCTGGCGATAATAAGCTGGCCAGGGTAAACTGGCACAGAGACATATAG
- a CDS encoding tetratricopeptide repeat protein, translated as MIEFSDAVILATILCWTSLGMTRAHTLWQWLLVILPFAGVGGYVAYSFRIGGLRSFYRGQMEKYVDAVHIDPANVAARQYLADTLYKLGELDQAIDEMKAAVDMGAGIECEYTLAAWQRERHVRDTLYPYCRICLIDYPRGTRACKKCGSHLSYQNSLSRWLSGGSTHGIRYYILLLFGVALVGVSVLLLPLKYALIPSALLLAAMIGWSLISSAR; from the coding sequence ATGATCGAGTTCTCGGACGCGGTTATTCTTGCGACTATTTTGTGCTGGACGTCGCTTGGAATGACCAGGGCACATACACTTTGGCAATGGCTGTTAGTGATATTGCCGTTTGCCGGCGTCGGCGGATATGTGGCATATTCGTTCAGAATAGGTGGGCTGCGGTCGTTCTATAGGGGTCAGATGGAGAAATATGTGGACGCAGTGCACATAGACCCTGCAAACGTAGCTGCAAGGCAATATCTGGCCGACACTTTATACAAGTTGGGTGAGCTTGATCAAGCGATAGACGAGATGAAGGCCGCTGTGGATATGGGAGCGGGTATCGAATGCGAATACACCCTGGCTGCATGGCAGCGTGAACGTCATGTCAGAGATACTCTATATCCATATTGCAGGATATGTCTTATCGATTATCCTCGCGGCACTCGTGCATGCAAGAAATGCGGATCGCACCTGTCTTATCAAAATTCGTTAAGCAGATGGCTCTCCGGCGGCAGCACCCACGGGATCCGCTATTATATACTGTTGCTTTTTGGTGTTGCATTGGTGGGTGTATCAGTGCTGCTCCTGCCGTTGAAGTATGCGCTCATTCCGTCGGCACTGCTTTTGGCGGCGATGATAGGTTGGTCTTTGATAAGCTCGGCTAGATGA
- the yidD gene encoding membrane protein insertion efficiency factor YidD → MPIARLTIVAMVLICLVAIQSYAETIDRYDESQTGWTPLCMMPVVDEQDQDSYSGVSRALGNLFSGYRNTLSKVRGPVCNFTPSCSRFSQEAIQKYGFAKGLLMTTDRLQRCSCCINPTCYSRGKKRDNNRSVFYDPVIDHCSWH, encoded by the coding sequence ATGCCAATAGCACGATTGACAATTGTCGCAATGGTGCTTATATGCTTGGTGGCGATCCAATCATATGCTGAAACAATTGATCGCTATGACGAAAGTCAGACAGGATGGACCCCACTTTGTATGATGCCGGTAGTTGATGAGCAAGATCAGGACTCATATAGTGGGGTATCACGGGCATTAGGAAACCTTTTCAGCGGATATAGAAACACACTCTCGAAGGTTCGCGGACCGGTGTGCAACTTTACTCCGTCTTGTTCGAGGTTTTCACAAGAAGCGATCCAGAAATATGGCTTTGCAAAGGGACTATTGATGACAACGGATCGCTTGCAAAGATGCAGTTGCTGCATCAATCCAACCTGCTATTCTCGAGGTAAGAAGCGAGATAATAACAGGTCGGTCTTCTATGATCCGGTAATCGATCATTGTTCATGGCATTAG
- a CDS encoding tetratricopeptide repeat protein, with the protein MLSSNYKRLLVCGVGLIIALCMSNIAYTSEDSTYQFGVSLFNERDFYRAVTEFKRYAFEAGTQEAKCKSGYAAAACYQQAREWARACDAWSQLISEFPNDPIVTEAAYRLAECMLASGNYDDAQNVCVHYVESAPAGSDYTDDAAFLQGIIKLTRHDWKGAKECFVQFQKSYVDSPLKPAAKSLTQRCDFFMAVRRKSPAKAALMSSIIPGTGQGYAGRAGDGWTAFLVNAVFAGFAIDRFHRGDDSAGVVLGLLSFSFYAGNVYGAGGAAAARNRADEEKQIKLAMSDIQATVAKNLGHPDRLHP; encoded by the coding sequence GTGTTGAGTAGCAATTATAAGCGTTTGCTTGTCTGTGGTGTCGGGTTGATCATTGCATTGTGCATGTCGAATATTGCATATACATCTGAAGACAGCACTTATCAGTTTGGTGTCTCGTTGTTCAACGAGAGAGATTTCTACAGAGCAGTCACCGAATTCAAGCGCTATGCATTTGAAGCAGGCACTCAAGAGGCAAAGTGCAAATCTGGATATGCGGCTGCTGCTTGTTATCAGCAGGCTCGGGAATGGGCACGTGCTTGTGATGCTTGGAGCCAGTTAATATCCGAATTCCCGAATGATCCGATTGTCACAGAGGCAGCTTATCGTTTAGCCGAATGTATGCTGGCAAGCGGCAATTACGATGATGCGCAAAACGTCTGTGTCCATTACGTGGAGTCCGCTCCGGCGGGCAGTGATTATACCGATGATGCCGCGTTTCTCCAGGGCATTATCAAGCTCACTCGTCATGACTGGAAGGGAGCAAAGGAATGCTTTGTCCAGTTTCAAAAATCATATGTCGATAGTCCTCTGAAACCTGCGGCAAAATCACTTACTCAGAGATGCGATTTCTTTATGGCTGTGCGGCGCAAATCACCTGCAAAAGCAGCGCTCATGTCCTCAATAATTCCAGGCACAGGGCAAGGATATGCCGGGCGTGCCGGTGATGGTTGGACAGCGTTTCTTGTAAATGCAGTGTTTGCCGGCTTTGCCATTGACCGCTTCCATCGTGGTGACGACAGCGCCGGAGTTGTTTTGGGGCTATTATCATTCAGCTTTTATGCGGGCAATGTCTATGGAGCAGGCGGAGCAGCCGCTGCGAGAAACAGGGCAGATGAAGAGAAACAGATAAAGCTTGCTATGTCGGATATTCAGGCGACAGTCGCGAAGAACCTCGGCCATCCAGACCGCTTGCACCCATAA
- a CDS encoding glycosyltransferase — protein sequence MKIAFFGSSLLSSHFNPPAAYLRGIIRALHDRGHSITFYEPDAFDRSQHRDLDEPDWARVVVYSAEGEDGVRSALDDARDADVVVKASGIRIFDELLEAAIPCMKRPDCVCVFWDMDAPITLDRIEKNPNDPFRAKISGYDLILTHNGGDAVRNAYAALGARKTAAIHSAIDPKTHHHVSPEERFKADLGFHGDRLPGRELRVDEFFFGAAREMPYSKFMLAGSGWGSRQMPDNVKPVGEIYSWDVNAFNSSPLMILNVAWEAVAHYGFSPTARVFQAAAAGACIITERWDGLERFFEPGKEILTAQSGADVAHHMREMNQARALAIGKAAYERVITDHTYARRAAEVETALNL from the coding sequence ATGAAGATTGCTTTCTTTGGATCGAGTCTGCTTTCTTCGCATTTCAATCCGCCCGCGGCATATTTGCGCGGCATTATCCGAGCGCTGCATGACCGCGGACATTCTATTACATTTTATGAACCCGACGCATTCGACCGCAGTCAGCATCGTGATCTGGATGAGCCGGACTGGGCAAGAGTTGTCGTTTATTCGGCTGAGGGCGAGGACGGAGTGCGCAGTGCTCTGGACGATGCACGTGATGCTGATGTTGTGGTGAAAGCCAGTGGAATAAGAATTTTCGACGAACTGCTGGAGGCAGCCATTCCATGTATGAAACGCCCTGACTGCGTCTGTGTATTTTGGGACATGGATGCGCCGATCACGCTCGACCGCATTGAAAAGAATCCGAACGATCCATTTCGCGCGAAGATATCCGGATATGACCTGATACTAACTCATAACGGCGGCGATGCCGTTCGGAATGCATATGCAGCATTGGGTGCAAGAAAAACTGCCGCCATACATAGTGCGATAGATCCGAAAACTCATCACCATGTCAGCCCTGAGGAACGCTTTAAGGCTGATCTGGGTTTTCACGGGGACAGGCTGCCTGGGCGTGAGTTACGGGTCGATGAGTTCTTCTTTGGCGCGGCGCGCGAGATGCCTTATTCCAAATTCATGCTTGCGGGAAGCGGGTGGGGGAGCAGGCAGATGCCCGACAATGTGAAACCGGTAGGCGAAATATATTCATGGGATGTAAACGCATTCAACAGCAGTCCGCTGATGATCCTGAATGTGGCATGGGAGGCCGTTGCGCATTATGGGTTTTCACCCACAGCCAGGGTGTTTCAGGCTGCCGCTGCCGGAGCATGTATCATAACTGAACGATGGGACGGCCTGGAAAGGTTCTTCGAGCCGGGAAAAGAGATATTGACTGCTCAAAGTGGAGCTGATGTTGCTCATCATATGCGTGAGATGAACCAGGCGCGTGCACTCGCGATTGGCAAGGCGGCGTATGAGAGGGTAATCACCGATCATACATATGCGCGCCGTGCGGCGGAGGTTGAGACGGCGCTGAATTTATAA
- a CDS encoding sugar phosphate isomerase/epimerase, producing the protein MKIGVFEVLFAGQPFDKALDYIAASGVEMIELGCGNYPGNAHCNVDELLGNTSAQKALLDAVNSRGLQISALSCHGNPVHPNKDFAAKDRDTFNKTVKLAKELEVGVVNNFSGCPGDGPNATRPNWVTCAWPPDYVDILNWQWNEVLIPYWREQAKFLKDNGVKVALEMHPGFCVYNVETMLKLRDACGDFIGCNFDPSHLFWNGVDPCMAIRTLGDAIFHAHAKDCRIDEHNTSINGCNDTKNYGDVLGRSWVFRTIGYGHDLHVWKDIVSTLRSVGYDFVLSIEHEDGLMSVNEGFQKAVSLLKEATITQQPCEMWWSN; encoded by the coding sequence ATGAAGATAGGCGTATTTGAAGTGCTATTTGCCGGACAGCCGTTCGACAAGGCTCTGGACTATATAGCAGCCTCAGGCGTAGAAATGATAGAACTGGGCTGCGGCAACTATCCGGGAAATGCACACTGCAATGTCGATGAGCTTCTCGGAAACACCAGTGCTCAGAAAGCACTGCTCGATGCCGTAAACTCACGAGGACTCCAGATCAGCGCACTGTCATGCCATGGCAATCCCGTGCATCCGAACAAAGACTTCGCCGCCAAGGATCGCGACACGTTCAACAAGACAGTCAAACTGGCGAAAGAACTCGAGGTCGGAGTGGTCAATAACTTTTCCGGCTGTCCGGGCGATGGACCCAATGCGACAAGGCCGAACTGGGTAACATGCGCATGGCCGCCGGACTATGTCGATATACTGAACTGGCAGTGGAACGAAGTCCTGATACCATACTGGCGTGAGCAGGCTAAATTCCTTAAAGATAACGGCGTCAAGGTCGCTCTGGAGATGCATCCGGGCTTTTGTGTATATAACGTGGAGACCATGCTCAAGCTGCGTGACGCATGCGGTGACTTCATAGGCTGCAATTTTGACCCGAGCCATCTCTTTTGGAACGGTGTCGACCCGTGCATGGCGATCCGCACGCTGGGCGACGCGATATTCCATGCGCACGCCAAGGACTGCCGTATTGATGAGCACAACACATCCATCAACGGCTGCAACGACACAAAAAACTACGGCGATGTGCTCGGCAGAAGCTGGGTATTCCGCACTATAGGCTATGGGCATGACCTGCATGTGTGGAAAGACATCGTGAGCACTCTGCGGTCGGTCGGCTATGATTTCGTCCTCTCCATAGAACATGAAGACGGCTTGATGTCCGTCAACGAAGGCTTCCAAAAGGCAGTCTCCCTGCTCAAAGAAGCAACCATCACTCAGCAGCCCTGCGAAATGTGGTGGAGCAACTAA
- the ilvE gene encoding branched-chain-amino-acid transaminase: MDKWVFLNGDFVRSEDAHLSIYDHGFLYGDGAFEGIRAYNGRAFKLKEHVSRLYNSLKALAIEMPMDQAKFAGSVEKLLEMNEVTDGYIRVSISRGLALGLDPKNIKGEATVVVSTDKLSLYPQSMYDNGLEVVTVATRVANPQVLEPRIKSLGKYVCNIQAKLEANHVGAGEGLMLTEDGHVAECTGDNIFFIKDGVVNTPAAHLGILEGITRQTAMYLLGEMGIKVVEGIYTRFDLYSADEAFLTGTAAEVIPMVKLDNRAIGDGTPGPITKKLMKVFHEYASSQA; encoded by the coding sequence ATGGATAAGTGGGTTTTTCTTAATGGCGATTTTGTGCGTTCAGAGGACGCACATCTCTCGATCTACGATCACGGCTTTCTCTATGGAGACGGCGCATTCGAGGGCATCAGGGCATACAACGGGCGTGCTTTCAAGCTAAAAGAGCATGTTTCGCGGCTCTACAATTCTCTGAAGGCGCTGGCAATCGAGATGCCGATGGATCAAGCCAAATTCGCAGGTAGTGTCGAAAAGCTCCTGGAAATGAATGAGGTCACCGACGGCTATATCCGCGTCAGTATTTCTCGCGGTCTGGCTCTTGGCCTCGATCCCAAAAATATAAAGGGTGAGGCGACAGTCGTTGTCTCGACGGACAAACTCTCGCTCTATCCTCAGTCGATGTATGATAACGGCCTGGAAGTGGTCACAGTGGCGACAAGGGTCGCAAATCCTCAGGTCCTGGAGCCGAGGATCAAGTCCCTTGGCAAGTATGTCTGCAACATTCAGGCGAAACTCGAAGCCAACCATGTGGGCGCCGGTGAAGGTCTTATGCTCACTGAGGACGGCCATGTCGCTGAGTGCACGGGAGACAATATCTTCTTTATAAAAGACGGCGTCGTGAACACTCCTGCCGCACATCTGGGCATCCTCGAGGGCATAACCAGGCAGACGGCTATGTATTTACTCGGAGAGATGGGGATCAAAGTTGTCGAAGGGATATATACACGCTTCGACCTCTATTCGGCTGATGAAGCATTCCTTACTGGGACAGCCGCGGAAGTCATCCCGATGGTCAAGCTTGATAACAGGGCAATAGGCGATGGAACACCCGGACCGATCACAAAGAAACTGATGAAGGTGTTCCACGAATACGCATCAAGTCAGGCTTAA
- a CDS encoding ATP--guanido phosphotransferase, which translates to MSEIVPDWIKGDGPDADVVISTRARLARSLADYPFPSRASGEDLSMVISEVRGASSGLRERFPKLKLINIDKLGKQEKFFLLDSHMASVEQISGGHGRAIILEPSAALSIMINEEDHIRLQSVASGLACEKAWELVDWADDILAEGLNYGHSGKYGYLTASLSNVGTGLRISTMMHLAGLALKHKVNTQLRAAYDLGVSIRGLFGEGTRWLGDMFQVSNEVTLGISEKEIIERVRSVAQYLLAEERLARKELLNEQRSRLLDIARRSLDTLKSAMSVKPQDAVTHMSPIRLASALGLTINCTGSLMNELLVGMQAGAGDDGGVSIERAAFLRKKLADVHIISG; encoded by the coding sequence ATGAGTGAAATAGTCCCCGACTGGATCAAGGGCGACGGTCCCGACGCCGATGTTGTAATCTCCACCAGAGCAAGACTGGCCAGAAGCCTGGCGGACTACCCGTTTCCATCTCGCGCCAGCGGGGAAGATTTATCCATGGTGATATCCGAAGTGCGCGGTGCCAGTTCGGGACTTAGGGAACGTTTTCCCAAGCTCAAGCTGATAAACATTGACAAACTCGGCAAGCAAGAGAAATTTTTCCTGCTTGATTCACATATGGCAAGCGTGGAACAAATAAGTGGCGGTCATGGCCGCGCAATCATACTAGAGCCGAGCGCCGCGCTTTCCATAATGATTAATGAGGAAGATCATATCCGGCTGCAGTCTGTTGCGTCGGGTCTGGCATGCGAAAAGGCATGGGAACTGGTCGACTGGGCGGATGATATTCTTGCAGAGGGGTTGAATTACGGCCATTCGGGAAAGTATGGATATCTAACCGCGAGCCTGAGCAATGTCGGGACGGGGCTTAGAATATCGACCATGATGCACCTGGCCGGGCTTGCTCTGAAACATAAGGTCAATACTCAGCTCAGAGCTGCATATGACCTTGGAGTGTCGATCAGGGGTCTCTTCGGTGAAGGGACCAGATGGCTTGGAGACATGTTCCAGGTCTCCAATGAAGTCACTCTCGGGATCAGTGAGAAAGAAATTATCGAGAGAGTCCGGTCCGTCGCGCAATATTTACTTGCCGAAGAAAGGCTTGCGCGGAAGGAACTATTGAACGAACAGAGAAGTCGTTTGTTGGATATCGCGCGCAGATCATTGGATACGCTAAAGAGTGCGATGTCTGTGAAGCCGCAGGATGCGGTGACTCATATGTCCCCCATCCGTCTTGCGAGCGCACTGGGTTTGACAATCAACTGCACCGGCTCATTGATGAATGAGCTTCTTGTGGGGATGCAGGCAGGTGCGGGTGATGACGGCGGCGTGAGCATAGAGCGCGCGGCTTTTCTCAGAAAGAAATTGGCTGATGTGCACATAATATCCGGCTAG
- a CDS encoding ATP-dependent Clp protease ATP-binding subunit has product MWQRFTERARRVVFFAQEEAGRLGENYVSTEHLLLGLVRENDSVAARILDRMGVSLGRIRSDIERQVTRGDGRLGQDMQLTPRAKRVIDLAYDEARNLNNNYIGTEHLLLGLIREGEGMAARVLQRLGVDLERTRREVMNLQDGETTAITSTRTRSRTPTLDEFGRDYTELARQEKLDPCIGRDNEIERVVQILSRRTKNNPCLIGEPGVGKTAIAEGLAQRIISGDTPETLKDKRIVALDLAGLVAGTKYRGEFEERMKRVMEEVRKAAGEVILFIDELHTLVGAGAAEGAIDASNILKPALARGELQCIGATTMDEYRKYIERDAALERRFQPVQVREPSIDETIQILKGLRDRYEKHHSVTIEDIALISAAQLSDRYITDRALPDKAIDLIDEASSRVRLRLAMPPAELRHAKQELTGIQSELNSIPAGSNYDQAAELRAKEHDISEKIDELDRKWKEDKASQPSVVNEDEIAHIVYSWTGIPVSRLVEGESSKLLKMEDVLHGRLIGQHDAVVAVSKAIRRARSGMKDPKRPMGSFVFLGPTGVGKTELARALAQYLFETEDAIIRIDMSEYMERFSVSRLVGAPPGYVGYDEGGQLTEAVRRRPYSVVLLDEIEKAHPEVFNILLQVMEDGRLTDSQGRIVDFKNTIIIMTSNIGAQSIQGGPGIGFRPEESPAESERAYESMKHRITEEMKRTFRPEFLNRVDDVIVFHQLTRDEILKIVDLMVNRVSQQVSGQGMELEVTREVRELLGAEGFDPQFGARPLRRAVQRLIEDPLAEEILLGRFTAGDTVRAELEDGKIFFTKEADLKALPVESQSASS; this is encoded by the coding sequence ATGTGGCAAAGATTTACCGAACGAGCACGCAGAGTGGTGTTTTTCGCGCAGGAAGAAGCGGGTAGGTTGGGAGAGAATTATGTCTCCACAGAGCATCTGCTTCTGGGTCTTGTGCGCGAAAACGACAGCGTAGCCGCCAGGATTCTGGATAGGATGGGCGTAAGTCTTGGCAGGATTCGCTCCGATATCGAGCGCCAGGTCACACGAGGTGACGGGCGTCTGGGGCAGGATATGCAGCTTACTCCCAGGGCAAAACGAGTCATAGACCTTGCATATGACGAAGCAAGGAATCTGAACAATAATTATATCGGCACTGAACACCTGCTCCTTGGTCTGATACGCGAGGGAGAAGGAATGGCTGCCCGCGTTCTGCAGAGACTTGGAGTGGACCTCGAACGAACTCGCAGAGAGGTGATGAACTTGCAGGACGGAGAGACAACAGCTATTACCTCGACCCGCACACGTTCCAGGACGCCTACTTTGGATGAGTTCGGCAGAGACTACACCGAGCTTGCCAGACAGGAGAAGCTGGACCCATGCATCGGGCGCGACAATGAGATCGAGCGTGTGGTGCAGATACTCTCGCGCAGAACAAAGAACAACCCATGTCTTATAGGCGAACCTGGCGTCGGCAAGACTGCCATCGCCGAGGGGCTTGCTCAGAGGATCATCAGCGGAGATACGCCTGAGACCCTCAAAGACAAGCGGATTGTCGCGCTGGACCTTGCGGGGCTGGTCGCGGGAACCAAGTATCGTGGTGAGTTTGAAGAGAGAATGAAGCGCGTCATGGAGGAGGTCCGCAAGGCCGCCGGTGAGGTGATCCTCTTTATCGACGAGCTGCATACACTCGTCGGCGCGGGTGCTGCTGAGGGCGCTATAGACGCATCCAATATACTCAAGCCTGCCCTGGCGCGGGGCGAACTGCAGTGTATCGGCGCGACTACAATGGACGAATATCGCAAGTATATCGAGCGTGATGCAGCGCTTGAGCGCAGGTTCCAGCCGGTGCAGGTTCGTGAGCCGAGCATAGACGAGACGATTCAGATTCTTAAGGGTCTGCGTGACCGCTATGAGAAACATCACAGCGTAACAATCGAGGATATCGCGTTGATATCAGCAGCGCAGCTCTCCGACAGATATATCACGGACAGAGCGCTGCCGGACAAGGCTATTGATCTGATCGATGAAGCATCATCCAGGGTCAGATTGCGGTTAGCGATGCCACCTGCTGAGCTAAGGCATGCGAAGCAGGAGTTGACAGGCATACAGTCTGAGCTTAATTCGATCCCAGCCGGGTCTAACTATGACCAGGCCGCCGAACTCAGAGCCAAAGAGCATGACATCAGTGAGAAGATCGATGAACTCGACCGCAAATGGAAAGAAGATAAGGCGAGCCAGCCATCTGTAGTAAACGAAGACGAAATCGCTCATATTGTCTACAGTTGGACGGGAATCCCGGTCTCAAGGCTGGTCGAAGGCGAGTCGAGCAAGCTGCTCAAGATGGAGGATGTCCTCCATGGCAGACTGATCGGTCAGCACGATGCCGTTGTTGCGGTTTCAAAGGCTATAAGGAGAGCGCGCTCGGGCATGAAGGACCCGAAGAGGCCGATGGGCAGCTTCGTGTTCCTTGGACCTACAGGCGTAGGAAAGACCGAGCTTGCCAGAGCGCTGGCGCAGTATCTGTTCGAGACTGAAGACGCGATCATTCGTATCGATATGTCCGAGTATATGGAGCGCTTCTCCGTATCCAGACTGGTCGGTGCGCCTCCTGGATATGTCGGTTATGATGAGGGCGGTCAGCTCACAGAGGCAGTTCGTCGAAGACCGTATTCAGTGGTGCTCTTGGACGAGATCGAGAAGGCGCATCCAGAGGTCTTCAACATCCTGCTTCAGGTAATGGAGGACGGCAGGCTTACGGACTCGCAGGGTCGGATCGTGGACTTCAAGAACACGATCATAATCATGACCAGCAACATCGGCGCTCAGTCGATCCAGGGCGGACCGGGAATCGGTTTCAGGCCTGAAGAGTCGCCTGCGGAGTCTGAGCGTGCCTATGAGTCCATGAAGCACCGCATCACCGAAGAGATGAAGCGGACATTCAGACCTGAGTTCCTGAACCGTGTTGATGATGTCATAGTATTCCATCAGCTCACGCGGGATGAAATTCTGAAGATCGTCGATCTGATGGTGAACCGTGTTAGTCAGCAGGTATCCGGTCAGGGTATGGAACTCGAGGTCACACGTGAGGTCAGGGAACTGCTTGGGGCAGAAGGTTTTGATCCTCAGTTCGGCGCAAGACCGCTGCGACGCGCCGTTCAAAGACTGATTGAAGACCCATTGGCGGAAGAAATTCTGCTCGGGCGATTCACCGCCGGAGACACGGTCCGTGCGGAACTCGAGGACGGCAAGATATTCTTCACCAAGGAAGCCGATTTGAAGGCTCTGCCTGTGGAGAGTCAATCAGCGTCTTCGTAA
- a CDS encoding carboxypeptidase regulatory-like domain-containing protein yields the protein MRYTLVFMCLAVMVALAAAVPVSADDFAYGTIAGTVYRSDTNAPLAGIYVSCWYGSSLRWTTVTDEYGDYSYTTLADTYGFSVQAEDGFYSIYVDNIEILPDETTEQNFTLTPYAVPEPSAMLVMLFGGCGICGMLLKRRTR from the coding sequence ATGAGATATACACTGGTATTTATGTGTCTGGCAGTCATGGTTGCACTGGCGGCAGCGGTTCCGGTTTCGGCAGACGATTTTGCCTACGGTACTATCGCCGGGACAGTTTACCGAAGCGACACCAATGCCCCGTTAGCCGGTATTTATGTGAGTTGTTGGTATGGGAGTTCATTGCGGTGGACCACGGTGACGGATGAATATGGCGACTACTCATATACCACGCTTGCGGATACATACGGCTTTTCTGTCCAGGCAGAGGATGGTTTCTACAGTATCTATGTTGATAATATAGAGATATTGCCGGACGAGACAACCGAGCAGAACTTCACTCTGACCCCATATGCAGTTCCGGAGCCAAGCGCAATGCTTGTGATGTTATTCGGGGGCTGTGGTATATGCGGAATGCTGCTGAAGAGGCGTACACGATAG